GGAGAAAGGCAGGGGTCGGGCGCCCCGCCCCTGCACACGCGCGCCGGGAAGCTAGGCCTCCGCAGCAAACTCCTCGGACCTGGATCAGGTCCCAGGCCCGGCTGATGGCCAGGGAAGGTCCGGGGCCCCACGCAGACACGGATACACGCGGACGCGCCTGGGGCGGCAGGCGCATGCGCAGCCGGAAGTCCGCGCTGCAGGTTCTTGTAGCACCTTTGGTTGAAACTGAGGGACCTTTAGACGCCCGGAGGCCATGGCAGGCGAGGTTCGTGCCAGCCCCTCCCACCTTCAAGACAGAAATTAGGAAAGAGACGGGTGGGCGGGGCCCACGGGGGCCCGCCTGGGTGGTCCAAACGTGGGCCCAGCTCCTGCCGCCCTCGCacgggaggggagaaggggaagagaggggCCACGGCCGCCTTCATCTCCACCTCTGTcctggcttccccatccctgcccctccTTCCCGGGTTatctggaggaaggaaagggacGGTGCCCATGCTGGGATGGGGGTCCCCTAAGGATCCCCGCAGCTGCCGGGGGTTAGCACCGAGAAATCAGATGCTGTGCGCGAGAGCTGGAAGCAAGCTGGGGAGACACAGGGCGGGATGTGGGGAGGGCAGCTGAACCCCAGGTTCTGAAACTCCCCAGGAGCCACCCGGCAGGCCCCACCGTGCGTGGGTGGGCAAGGAAGGTGCCAAGAGGTAAGAGGGAGGACTTCCTGGTGCcctcgcccccaccccagccccaccccgtTTCAGGCCTGCCCCTCCCACTGGGCTTCAGGGGGTCTCCAACTACCCAGCCCCATCCCGGGGTCAACACCGAGCCTTTTGAAACAAGCAAAGCACAGGCGGGGTTGTCTGAGGGCGGGGAGTGTGGGGGGCGGGAGCAAGAGTATGACTTTGGGCAGGAGGGCGCCCCCCAGCCCCCCCTCCTTGGTGGAGCCCCCCTTACTTGCTCGCCCCGCTGCTGCCACCCCCCGCTGCGGCGCCTGCTACTCCAGCAGCCACCTTCTCGAAATCCTCTGGGTTGCAGAATTCCTTGATAGTGACCGTGAGTAGGTTGCTGGTGACGTCGGTGACGACCACGTTGGAGCAGGGTGACATCTCAGGGCGCCAGTCCCCCGCCTCGGGCTCGGAGGCGGCGCCGGCCGGCTCAGGGACGGTGGGAAGGGCCTGGCTGGCAGCTGCAGGGACCTCGGGAGGCGCCCGCTTGTTGGTGGCCGCCGCCTCAGGCGGGAGGGACAGGTCAAGCACCTCGGGCTCCCGCCAGTCGGGGGCCGACGGGCTCGTGGTCTCCGGGAGTAGCTTGGGGGGCGCGTCCTCCGGCTCGGAGGAGTGCGGGACGGGCGAGGGGCAGTCGGAGGAGCTGGAGCTGCGCTCGTCGTAGGGGGCACTGGGGGGCGCCAGGAGCAGCCCCTGGCCGGGGGAGGCGGTGATGTCGGTCTTGCCGGCAGGCGGGGGCTGCAGAGGGCCGGGCGGGGGCTTGTTGTACAGCGCGAACGTGCCGAACTTCATGTGGCGGACCTGCGTGCGCAGGATGCTCTCGCTGAACTTCTTGCTCTTGCCGATGACGCGGTTCCGGGACGGGACTTTGGGGCGGGCAAgagccccagccccctgcccggCGCCGCCTGGGCCTGGGCCCTTGTCGATCACCTTCAGGTTCAGGATAATGCGGTTCCGCTTGGGCTCCCGCGGCTTGACCTTGCGATTGATGATGCGCACCGTCTCGGAGAAAGGGGAGATGGGCGGGCGAAGGCCGGGGCTGCCCCCCTGGGGGTctgggcggggcagggggcggcGGGACATGCGATGGCAGCGGCGGATGTCCTTCTTGAGCCGGTGCACCGCAGCGCTGGAATGCAGCTTGGGCGAGGAGGCGCTGGCGCTCGGCTTGACGGAGAAATGCACGTCGCTGATGCGGAGGGCCTCGGCCTGGGCCCGCGCCTGTGAGACAGAGGGCGGCAGGTGGCTGAGGGCTCGGGCTGCCCGCTGACCTCTGGACATCCCCTGCCTCGGCCACCCACGAGTACTGGGGTCAAGAAACCATCCTGAGGGCACTTAAGAAAATCAGCCTGTGCTCCTACCCCTGCCTGAGtgataaaaagaaacaggttCAGACAGGTGATGCAAAGTGCAGAAGGCTGGGGAGCAAGGCAGACCCTCATCCAGGCCCAACTTGCAAGGCTTGACTTTCCCAGCTCGGCTGTGGGCCACAGGGACAAACTAGTCACTGGCTGTCCTTGCTGACACACAGAAGTGGAACTGCCAGGATGTTGCATGCAAAGAAGCCCCGGACCACTTCTGCCCTGGGAAGATCCCGGCCCAGCCTGGCACTCCTCCATGGACTAATTCTTGGTGACCAAACGCAGAGGGTGATCTCTCCCTGCTCCACCCCACACCCCAGCCCAATGGACCTATCTGTAGATGCCCTGAGCCCTTTCTCTGCCTCTGAACAAGCTGCACCTCCAGCTCAGTCTCACCTCCTCAACTCTGGGGGCAGACCTTTGAGCCCTCCTCTtcactcccagcccctggcacttCCCCTCCTGGGTCTGATTCATCTGTCTGCCCAGGGTCTGGCTCAAGGCCTGGGTCTGAGCAAACTGGTGCCAACGGATTTCAAAGCCAGCACCTAAAACCTCCTTGGCATCGGTTTGGTGGGGATGGGCTAAGAGGTGGGATGGACCTCGCCACAGTCTGTGCCAAGATGGCCTGGGGGCAGGACGGCTGGGCAGAAGTCTGTGGGGAACAAGCGATATTTACTGCACCAGGCTCCTAAGCCCAGCTGCACACAGTCCCAGGTGTGAAGTGTGTAAAGCCCCAGGACTCTGCAGCAGCTCACCTGCTACCTCAGGGAAGGTGCAGGATGTGTGTGGCAGGGCCCTCAGAGACCCCAGGTCCAGGGCAAGAGACTCACAAGGTTAGGTAAGCCATCCTCCGGGGGCCAGTCCTTCCCTCACTAAGAAAGTGCTAATGAGTCACCTGCCAGCTGCTTGGGGCTACCGCTGCGACCACACACAGCTTCTACGTCCTGGGGGCAGCAATCCAAGGAAAAGACAGGTAACAGGCAATTAGGGTACAGGGTGATTCAACGCAAGAAGTACAGGTTCCAGAGGAGCACAGATTAGGTCCCTGTCTTGGAGGATGAAGCATCagtaggaaaacaaacaaaaaacacccttGACTTTCCTGAGCTATGCCCCAAGCGTCTGTGGAGGCCCAGGTGGCCTGCTGAAGGGGTACTGCTAAGACCAATGGTGGAGGCAGAGAGGGCCCAGGGAACGGAAAGCCATGGCTGGACAGAGGGTAGAGATGGGTGACCAGTCTGGGTTCTGTACAGATACCCTTGCTCCTGGTGGGGGAGATTGTTAGGCAGTGACTGTCTCCAGCCAAGAGAGCTGGGGTGGCTGAGAGGAAGGGCACATTCCCACGGGTCAGTCTCTGGGGTCCCCAAGAGTGTGATCTGTGGTTAGGGGTCTCTCCACCACCCATCCCCACGGTGCTGGACGCTTAATCAGAACCCCGGAGGTAGCCTGGTAGACAAGACTAGAGTGTATCTGACCACAAGCCCCAGAAGGAAGTTATGTGTGGACTTAAATGCTGAATAAGTGAGGATGTCATTTAGAACGTGGAAGAGGCACATGTCCTCCAAGTTCTGTCTCGTCTCCTGGGGTGGCTTAGTTAACAATCCCTCCAGCCACTAGGTGGCAGCATATGTGGGCCCAACCTCCCTGTGCCAGGGC
This window of the Bos taurus isolate L1 Dominette 01449 registration number 42190680 breed Hereford chromosome 5, ARS-UCD2.0, whole genome shotgun sequence genome carries:
- the CBX6 gene encoding chromobox protein homolog 6, whose amino-acid sequence is MELSAVGERVFAAESIIKRRIRKGRIEYLVKWKGWAIKYSTWEPEENILDSRLIAAFEQKERERELYGPKKRGPKPKTFLLKARAQAEALRISDVHFSVKPSASASSPKLHSSAAVHRLKKDIRRCHRMSRRPLPRPDPQGGSPGLRPPISPFSETVRIINRKVKPREPKRNRIILNLKVIDKGPGPGGAGQGAGALARPKVPSRNRVIGKSKKFSESILRTQVRHMKFGTFALYNKPPPGPLQPPPAGKTDITASPGQGLLLAPPSAPYDERSSSSSDCPSPVPHSSEPEDAPPKLLPETTSPSAPDWREPEVLDLSLPPEAAATNKRAPPEVPAAASQALPTVPEPAGAASEPEAGDWRPEMSPCSNVVVTDVTSNLLTVTIKEFCNPEDFEKVAAGVAGAAAGGGSSGASK
- the CBX6 gene encoding chromobox protein homolog 6 isoform X1, yielding MTRFGPNLGRIEYLVKWKGWAIKYSTWEPEENILDSRLIAAFEQKERERELYGPKKRGPKPKTFLLKARAQAEALRISDVHFSVKPSASASSPKLHSSAAVHRLKKDIRRCHRMSRRPLPRPDPQGGSPGLRPPISPFSETVRIINRKVKPREPKRNRIILNLKVIDKGPGPGGAGQGAGALARPKVPSRNRVIGKSKKFSESILRTQVRHMKFGTFALYNKPPPGPLQPPPAGKTDITASPGQGLLLAPPSAPYDERSSSSSDCPSPVPHSSEPEDAPPKLLPETTSPSAPDWREPEVLDLSLPPEAAATNKRAPPEVPAAASQALPTVPEPAGAASEPEAGDWRPEMSPCSNVVVTDVTSNLLTVTIKEFCNPEDFEKVAAGVAGAAAGGGSSGASK